The following coding sequences lie in one Lolium perenne isolate Kyuss_39 chromosome 2, Kyuss_2.0, whole genome shotgun sequence genomic window:
- the LOC127331326 gene encoding L-ascorbate peroxidase 2, cytosolic, whose amino-acid sequence MAAKCYPTVSDEYLAAVAKAKRKLRGLIAEKNCAPLMLRLAWHSAGTFDVATKTGGPFGTMKCPAELAHGANAGLDIAVRLLEPIKELVPILSYADFYQLAGVVAVEVTGGPEVPFHPGRQDKLEPPPEGRLPNATLGSDHLRQVFSAQMGLSDQDIVALSGGHTLGRCHKERSGFEGPWTANPLIFDNSYFTELLTGEKEGLLQLPTDKVLLTDEAFRPFVDKYAADEDAFFADYAEAHLKLSELGFGEYSEGCC is encoded by the exons ATGGCCGCCAAGTGCTACCCGACCGTCAGCGATGAGTacctcgccgccgtcgccaaGGCCAAGCGCAAGCTCCGCGGCCTCATCGCCGAGAAGAACTGCGCGCCCCTCATGCTCCGCCTCGC GTGGCACTCGGCGGGCACCTTCGACGTCGCCACCAAGACCGGCGGCCCCTTCGGCACCATGAAGTGCCCCGCCGAGCTCGCGCACGGCGCCAACGCCGGCCTCGACATCGCCGTCAGGCTCCTCGAGCCCATCAAGGAGCTCGTGCCCATCCTCTCCTACGCCGACTTCTACCAG CTCGCTGGAGTCGTCGCCGTAGAGGTCACCGGCGGGCCCGAGGTCCCCTTCCACCCGGGCAGACAG GACAAGCTTGAGCCACCTCCAGAAGGCCGTCTTCCCAACGCCACCCTAG GCTCTGACCACCTCAGGCAGGTGTTTTCCGCTCAGATGGGTTTGAGCGACCAGGACATTGTTGCTCTTTCTGGTGGTCACACCCTG GGAAGATGCCACAAGGAGAGATCTGGCTTTGAGGGACCCTGGACTGCCAATCCTTTGATCTTCGACAACTCTTACTTCAC GGAGCTCCTGACCGGTGAGAAGGAAGGCCTTCTTCAGCTGCCAACTGACAAGGTCCTCCTGACTGATGAGGCCTTCCGCCCATTTGTGGACAAATATGCTGCG GATGAGGATGCTTTCTTTGCTGACTACGCTGAGGCTCACCTCAAGCTTTCCGAATTGGG ATTCGGCGAGTACTCTGAGGGTTGCTGCTGA
- the LOC127331327 gene encoding arogenate dehydratase 2, giving the protein MASSSSAALRIPTPTHHPAAGTRPPPTRAAFVSVRARSRRPVVSVSASLPKQTPPGTDDDADGSTGVPAPLPPSRDTAIALPRPLTSADLMGEASGHGLKVAYQGCPGAYSEAAARKAYLGCETVPCEYFETAFQAVENCVADRAVLPLENSLGGSIHRNYDLLLRHNKLHIVGEVRLAVRHCLLANRGVKIENLRSAMSHPQALAQCEQTLTKLGIEHREAVDDTAGAAKYIAEQKLQDTGAVASSLAAQLYGLDILAENIQDDADNVTRFMMLAREPIIARTDKPFKTSIVFSLEEGPGQLFKALAVFALRKINLTKMESRPHKKRPLRVADDNCSTPLKHFDYLFYVDFEASMADPNAQNALSNLKQEFATFLRVLGSYPTDVSET; this is encoded by the exons atggcctcctcctcctccgccgcgctTCGGATCCCCACACCAACCCACCACCCCGCCGCGGGGACCCGTCCGCCGCCGACCCGCGCCGCCTTCGTCTCCGTCCGCGCCCGCTCCCGCCGCCCCGTGGTCTCCGTCTCCGCGTCCTTGCCGAAGCAGACGCCTCCGGGAACGGATGACGACGCCGACGGTTCCACCGGCGTGCCCGCGCCGCTGCCGCCCTCCCGCGACACCGCCATCGCACTGCCTC GGCCGCTGACGAGCGCGGATCTGATGGGGGAAGCCAGCGGGCACGGCCTCAAGGTTGCATACCAG GGGTGCCCGGGAGCCTACAGCGAGGCGGCCGCCAGGAAGGCCTACCTGGGCTGCGAGACTGTGCCATGCGAGTACTTTGAGACCGCCTTTCAG GCTGTTGAAAATTGTGTGGCTGATCGCGCGGTGCTGCCGCTAGAGAATTCACTAGGTGGCAGCATACACCGAAACTACGACCTTCTGCTTCGCCATAATAAGCTGCACATTGTCGGCGAGGTGAGGCTCGCGGTTCGCCACTGCTTGTTGGCCAACCGTGGTGTCAAGATTGAGAACCTACGGAGCGCCATGAGCCATCCTCAA GCCCTTGCGCAATGTGAGCAAACACTGACGAAGTTAGGCATTGAGCATAGAGAAGCTGTTGATGatacagccggcgcggccaag TATATTGCAGAACAAAAACTCCAAGACACTGGTGCAGTTGCTAGTTCGTTAGCTGCTCAACTTTATGGACTTGATATTCTTGCAGAAAATATCCAG GATGACGCGGATAACGTAACACGTTTCATGATGCTGGCTAGAGAACCCATTATTGCTCGCACTGATAAGCCATTCAAG ACCAGTATAGTCTTCTCACTAGAAGAAGGGCCTGGACAACTCTTCAAGGCGCTTGCGGTATTTGCTCTCAGAAAAATTAATCTCACCAAG ATGGAAAGTCGTCCACACAAGAAAAGACCTCTACGTGTAGCTGATGATAATTGTTCCACGCCACTCAA GCACTTCGACTACCTTTTCTACGTCGATTTCGAGGCGTCAATGGCTGATCCAAATGCTCAGAATGCTCTGAGTAACTTAAAG CAAGAGTTTGCTACCTTCCTACGAGTGCTTGGAAGCTATCCTACTGATGTTAGTGAAACATGA